Proteins from one Algicella marina genomic window:
- the guaB gene encoding IMP dehydrogenase: MQIREALTFDDVLLVPGASTVLPATADTRTRVTKSVQLNVPLISSAMDTVTEDKMAIAMAQAGGLGVLHRNLDIEEQARQVRRVKRFESGVVYNPITLTPDQTLADAKALQERYKITGFPVVRDGRVVGIVTNRDMRFASDDATPVHVMMTSDNLAMLREPADLSEAKSLMQSRRIEKLLVVNDRDELTGLLTIKDIEQAVLNPMACKDRLGRLRVAAATTVGDSGFSRSEELIDAGVDVIMIDTAHGHSASVAEAVTRIKKLSNDVQVVAGNVATAQATRALIDAGADAVKVGIGPGSICTTRIVAGVGVPQLTAIFDCAQEAMKTGEPVIADGGIKFSGDFAKAVAAGADCAMIGSMLAGTDEAPGEVILYQGRSFKSYRGMGSVGAMARGSADRYFQKEVSSEKLVPEGIEGQVPYKGAAGAVIHQLVGGLRAAMGYTGCATIEEMRTGCEFVRISNAGLQESHVHDVQITRESPNYRIGR, from the coding sequence ATGCAGATTCGTGAGGCACTTACTTTTGACGATGTACTTCTGGTTCCCGGCGCATCCACGGTGCTGCCCGCCACCGCAGACACGCGCACACGTGTTACCAAATCCGTACAATTGAATGTTCCGCTGATCAGTTCGGCAATGGACACAGTGACGGAAGACAAGATGGCCATCGCCATGGCTCAGGCCGGTGGTCTGGGCGTACTGCATCGCAATCTGGATATCGAGGAGCAGGCCCGCCAAGTCCGTCGAGTGAAGCGCTTCGAGTCGGGTGTCGTCTACAATCCCATCACTTTGACACCGGATCAGACTCTGGCCGACGCCAAGGCCCTTCAGGAACGCTACAAGATCACCGGCTTCCCGGTGGTTCGCGACGGCCGGGTTGTCGGTATCGTTACAAACCGGGACATGCGTTTCGCTTCCGACGATGCGACGCCGGTACATGTGATGATGACCTCCGACAATCTTGCCATGCTGCGCGAACCCGCGGACCTGTCCGAGGCCAAAAGCCTGATGCAGAGCCGCAGGATCGAGAAACTGCTGGTAGTCAACGACAGGGATGAACTGACCGGACTCCTGACGATCAAGGATATCGAGCAGGCGGTCCTGAACCCGATGGCCTGCAAGGATCGTCTCGGTCGCCTCCGGGTTGCTGCCGCAACCACTGTCGGTGACAGCGGCTTCTCCCGGTCCGAGGAGCTGATCGACGCAGGTGTCGACGTGATCATGATCGACACCGCCCATGGCCATTCAGCGTCCGTCGCCGAGGCAGTTACCCGGATCAAGAAACTCTCGAATGACGTCCAGGTCGTCGCCGGCAACGTCGCGACGGCACAAGCCACCCGCGCCCTGATTGACGCCGGCGCGGATGCGGTCAAGGTTGGCATCGGTCCCGGCTCCATTTGCACCACCCGCATCGTCGCCGGTGTCGGCGTGCCGCAACTCACCGCGATTTTTGACTGCGCGCAGGAAGCGATGAAGACCGGAGAGCCGGTAATCGCCGATGGCGGCATCAAGTTCTCCGGAGATTTTGCCAAAGCCGTCGCCGCCGGGGCCGATTGTGCGATGATCGGATCAATGCTCGCCGGGACGGACGAAGCGCCGGGCGAGGTAATCCTCTATCAGGGCCGCAGCTTCAAATCATATCGCGGCATGGGCAGCGTCGGCGCCATGGCCCGCGGCTCCGCCGACCGCTATTTCCAAAAGGAAGTTTCCAGCGAAAAACTGGTTCCCGAGGGCATCGAAGGGCAGGTGCCCTACAAGGGCGCCGCCGGAGCCGTCATCCATCAGCTGGTTGGCGGCCTCCGCGCCGCCATGG
- a CDS encoding tyrosine-type recombinase/integrase, with the protein MTEQRTKPAKHPEKALSAQFVKSVVEPGKYTDGHGLILKVDKSGAKRWIQRIVIRGKRSEIGLGSTSLVSLSEAREVALENRKMARAGGDPLAARREAEAVLTFAEASKKVHALHLPSWRNEKHGAQFLSTLETYAFPHFGKSRISEVTTADVLSALQPIWLEKPETARRVRQRIGTVMKWAIAQGWRQDNPAEAISKALPKQPKTRAHRKALPYGEVAGFLETLKASNAGPSTKLALEMLVLTASRSGEVRLAEWSEVDFQNAVWTRPASRMKAAREHRVPLSPRALEVLQEARNLSDGQGLIFPGTKPGKPLSDMTLSKLVKALGFDVDVHGFRTSFKTWAQERTNTAGDVSEAALAHVIKDKAEAAYARSDYFEKRERLMARWCEFTMRKDTKIISIA; encoded by the coding sequence ATGACCGAGCAGAGAACCAAACCCGCCAAGCACCCGGAAAAGGCGCTCTCAGCGCAGTTCGTTAAATCGGTAGTCGAACCCGGCAAATATACTGACGGGCACGGGCTCATTCTCAAGGTGGACAAGTCCGGGGCGAAGCGCTGGATTCAGCGGATTGTCATTCGCGGTAAGCGGTCAGAAATCGGGTTGGGCTCCACATCCCTTGTAAGCCTCTCAGAAGCGCGTGAAGTGGCGCTGGAGAACCGCAAGATGGCGAGAGCGGGGGGAGACCCGCTTGCCGCCAGACGGGAAGCTGAGGCGGTTCTGACGTTCGCCGAGGCATCGAAGAAGGTTCACGCCCTTCACCTTCCCTCATGGCGGAATGAAAAGCACGGCGCTCAGTTCCTTTCGACACTGGAGACCTATGCCTTTCCGCATTTTGGAAAGAGCCGCATTTCTGAGGTAACAACGGCGGACGTGCTTTCTGCGCTCCAGCCAATTTGGCTTGAGAAGCCGGAAACGGCGCGGCGGGTACGCCAACGCATTGGCACGGTCATGAAATGGGCGATTGCGCAGGGGTGGCGTCAGGACAACCCGGCTGAGGCAATCTCCAAGGCGCTCCCCAAGCAGCCTAAGACGCGAGCCCATCGCAAGGCTCTGCCGTATGGCGAGGTGGCGGGCTTTCTGGAAACCCTTAAGGCATCCAATGCCGGACCCTCTACTAAGCTGGCACTGGAGATGCTGGTGCTGACGGCATCGCGGTCTGGTGAGGTGCGTCTGGCGGAGTGGTCAGAGGTAGACTTCCAGAATGCCGTCTGGACGCGCCCAGCGTCGCGCATGAAGGCCGCTAGAGAGCATCGGGTGCCTCTCTCGCCCCGTGCGCTGGAGGTGCTGCAAGAGGCGCGGAATTTGAGCGATGGGCAGGGGCTTATCTTTCCCGGCACTAAGCCCGGCAAACCCCTCTCAGATATGACCCTTTCCAAGCTAGTGAAGGCGCTGGGCTTCGATGTGGACGTTCACGGGTTCCGAACAAGCTTCAAGACTTGGGCTCAGGAGCGCACCAATACGGCTGGTGATGTTTCTGAGGCTGCGTTGGCCCATGTCATAAAGGACAAAGCTGAGGCTGCTTATGCGCGGTCAGACTACTTTGAGAAGCGCGAGAGGCTAATGGCACGCTGGTGTGAATTCACCATGAGGAAAGATACAAAGATAATCTCTATTGCTTAA
- a CDS encoding SPOR domain-containing protein, with product MDIMVGGSVLARCGFVLVCGLALSGCDELGGGKGDAAASATVNTSRGQLRIEERDVEAPDVFSLRSTGLWDGRPTFGGVWVAVPQNVEPDRVKITNLDTGKSIEGGLFRKEVDNPGPSILVSSDAATAIGMQAGTPVDMELVVLRRETVEITPPPPVVPLEDAAPEDDETAVAAADIPAEGISTEALETSVLEAVDASVAAVETAATAAATPAPTPVEAPATATPEPVAPAQAELLPPASEIERPYVQVATVSNPAGANDIIKRLQGAGLSGELRVGQNAGKTIFSVVIGPAQTTKERSEILGKVRKLGFTDAYPV from the coding sequence ATGGATATCATGGTTGGTGGTTCGGTATTGGCCCGGTGCGGGTTCGTCCTCGTGTGTGGGCTTGCCCTTTCGGGATGTGACGAACTGGGGGGCGGCAAAGGTGATGCTGCCGCTTCGGCAACCGTGAATACCTCACGCGGCCAGCTGCGGATCGAGGAACGCGATGTCGAGGCGCCGGACGTTTTTTCGCTGCGCTCGACCGGGCTCTGGGATGGTCGGCCCACGTTCGGCGGTGTCTGGGTCGCCGTGCCTCAGAACGTGGAACCGGACCGCGTGAAGATCACCAATCTCGACACCGGCAAGTCCATCGAAGGCGGGCTGTTCCGCAAGGAAGTGGACAATCCCGGTCCGAGCATCCTCGTTTCTTCCGATGCCGCGACCGCGATCGGCATGCAGGCCGGAACGCCCGTCGATATGGAACTTGTCGTTCTGCGCCGCGAGACGGTGGAGATAACCCCGCCTCCGCCTGTTGTGCCGCTTGAAGATGCTGCGCCAGAAGACGACGAAACGGCAGTCGCTGCGGCCGATATCCCGGCTGAAGGCATATCAACCGAAGCGCTGGAGACTTCTGTTCTAGAGGCAGTGGATGCATCCGTTGCGGCGGTAGAGACCGCCGCAACGGCGGCGGCAACACCTGCGCCAACACCAGTGGAAGCCCCTGCAACAGCCACGCCGGAACCTGTCGCGCCAGCGCAGGCAGAACTGCTGCCGCCGGCCTCCGAAATTGAACGGCCCTATGTTCAGGTAGCGACAGTCAGCAACCCGGCCGGCGCCAATGATATCATCAAAAGGTTGCAGGGTGCGGGGCTGAGTGGGGAGTTGCGTGTCGGCCAGAACGCTGGCAAGACGATCTTCAGTGTTGTGATCGGTCCGGCGCAGACAACCAAAGAACGCTCCGAAATCCTGGGCAAGGTACGCAAGCTGGGCTTCACCGACGCCTACCCCGTCTGA
- a CDS encoding helix-turn-helix transcriptional regulator, with translation MSLPQDTFSHAYSVIRRPEVEARTGLSRSSIYAKLDPKSRYHDPDFPRPVRIGVRSVAWSEREIAEWLVSRTIANRDAR, from the coding sequence ATGTCTCTCCCCCAAGACACATTCTCACATGCATATTCCGTCATACGGCGACCTGAGGTAGAGGCCAGAACTGGGCTTTCCCGTTCTAGTATCTACGCAAAACTTGACCCGAAGAGCCGGTACCACGACCCAGACTTCCCTAGGCCCGTCCGAATAGGAGTCAGATCCGTGGCTTGGTCTGAGCGGGAAATCGCCGAGTGGCTTGTCAGCCGAACCATCGCGAACCGCGACGCGCGATAA
- a CDS encoding D-alanyl-D-alanine carboxypeptidase family protein: protein MRLGFPTRFAAIAALFLAPFQAAALDTTARAALVVDHNTQTVLLSKNADMSLPPASMSKLMTLSMVFEALQSGRLSLTDEFRVSEKAWQMGGSKMFLRAGNEVSVQDLIRGVIVQSGNDACVVLAEGLAGSEAAFADRMTRRAREIGMNNSTFANSTGWPHPDHRMSAEDLVTLATHLIDQYPEYYGYFAERSFTWDGIDQDNRNPLLGLDVGADGLKTGHTEEAGYGLVGSAERDGRRITFMLTGLASAQARLVESERIVNWAFREFYTRTLFEKDSAISSADVWIGSAPTVTLAAAEDIRVVVPFEERENVETKVIYNGPIAAPIAKGDKLAELVVNVPTVGEQRIPLVAGESVEDGGFLTRFTASARILSGRLLDTANEMIN, encoded by the coding sequence ATGCGCTTGGGTTTCCCTACCCGTTTTGCGGCTATTGCGGCCCTGTTCTTGGCGCCATTTCAGGCTGCTGCATTGGACACAACCGCCCGCGCGGCACTGGTCGTCGACCACAATACGCAAACCGTGCTGCTATCCAAGAACGCCGATATGTCGTTGCCACCGGCTTCGATGTCCAAGCTGATGACGCTGTCTATGGTGTTCGAAGCCCTTCAAAGTGGCAGACTTTCGCTCACCGACGAATTTCGCGTTTCTGAAAAAGCGTGGCAGATGGGCGGCTCGAAGATGTTCCTGCGTGCAGGCAACGAGGTGAGCGTTCAGGATCTGATCCGAGGTGTCATCGTTCAATCCGGCAATGATGCATGCGTGGTGCTGGCCGAGGGGCTGGCGGGTTCCGAGGCCGCTTTTGCCGACCGGATGACGCGCCGGGCGCGCGAAATCGGAATGAACAATTCCACCTTTGCCAATTCCACCGGCTGGCCGCACCCCGACCATCGAATGTCGGCCGAGGATCTGGTGACGCTGGCAACACATCTCATCGACCAGTATCCCGAGTACTACGGCTATTTCGCGGAACGCAGTTTTACATGGGACGGCATTGACCAGGACAACCGCAATCCGCTGTTGGGCCTGGATGTCGGAGCGGATGGCCTGAAGACCGGGCATACCGAAGAAGCCGGTTACGGTCTTGTCGGTTCGGCGGAGCGGGACGGCCGCAGGATAACGTTCATGCTGACAGGCCTCGCCAGCGCGCAGGCACGGCTGGTTGAATCTGAGCGGATCGTCAACTGGGCTTTCCGGGAATTCTATACGCGCACCCTCTTTGAAAAGGACAGTGCAATTTCCTCCGCGGACGTCTGGATCGGCTCAGCCCCTACTGTCACGCTGGCCGCGGCGGAAGACATTCGTGTCGTCGTGCCTTTCGAGGAGCGTGAAAACGTTGAAACCAAGGTCATCTACAACGGACCGATTGCGGCGCCAATCGCAAAGGGCGACAAACTTGCCGAGTTGGTGGTCAACGTGCCCACTGTCGGTGAACAGCGCATACCGCTTGTCGCCGGCGAATCCGTCGAGGATGGTGGCTTTCTGACAAGATTCACGGCTTCGGCGCGTATCCTGAGTGGACGGTTGCTCGACACGGCGAACGAGATGATCAACTGA
- a CDS encoding thermonuclease family protein, producing MKALLICASLTAVDGDTVKCDGVNLRPMGDGAPYVSGFDAPEIRGEKCPQEERLGLAAKARMTGYLRAGVQIEDSGVEDRYGRPLVVLRLSDGSTVGRRMIEDGLAKTWEPGARIDWCS from the coding sequence ATGAAGGCCCTGCTGATTTGCGCGTCGCTGACGGCCGTTGATGGTGACACCGTCAAATGTGACGGTGTCAACCTGCGCCCGATGGGGGATGGCGCACCATATGTATCCGGCTTCGACGCGCCAGAAATCCGTGGAGAGAAGTGCCCGCAAGAGGAACGTCTCGGGCTGGCGGCCAAGGCGCGTATGACCGGCTACCTGCGTGCCGGGGTGCAGATTGAGGACAGTGGTGTCGAGGACAGGTACGGTCGGCCACTGGTAGTGCTGCGGCTCTCGGACGGCTCGACCGTGGGGCGCAGAATGATCGAAGACGGGCTGGCGAAGACATGGGAACCGGGAGCGCGGATCGATTGGTGCTCCTGA
- the tmk gene encoding dTMP kinase produces MGSQGRFISFEGMDGCGKSTQARLLAERLKADGHDVVLTREPGGSAGAEDIRRLLVEGNPGRWSPETEILLFTAARRDHMERLIAPALERGAIVITDRFADSTRVYQGAARADLRDVVDALHQMMIGQEPDMTIVLDMEAGDALQRGLARRSGEDRFEDMGLPFQERLRRGFQELVRDNPKRCRLISANGSETEIAGRIDETVGSVFA; encoded by the coding sequence ATGGGCTCTCAGGGGCGGTTCATCAGCTTTGAGGGTATGGATGGCTGCGGTAAATCCACTCAGGCCCGGTTGCTGGCGGAGCGTCTGAAAGCCGATGGCCATGACGTCGTGCTGACACGCGAGCCCGGTGGCTCCGCCGGTGCGGAGGATATTCGCCGTTTGCTGGTGGAAGGCAATCCGGGACGATGGTCACCGGAGACGGAGATACTGCTGTTCACCGCCGCCCGTCGTGACCACATGGAACGGTTGATCGCCCCGGCGCTTGAACGCGGTGCCATTGTCATCACGGACCGATTTGCCGATAGTACCCGTGTGTATCAGGGGGCGGCTCGGGCGGATTTGCGGGATGTTGTCGATGCCCTCCACCAGATGATGATCGGGCAGGAGCCGGACATGACCATTGTACTGGACATGGAGGCCGGCGATGCCCTGCAACGCGGACTTGCCCGCCGCTCCGGCGAAGACAGATTTGAGGACATGGGACTGCCGTTTCAGGAACGGTTAAGGCGCGGTTTTCAGGAACTGGTCCGCGACAATCCGAAACGATGCCGCCTGATTTCCGCAAATGGCTCGGAGACCGAGATCGCCGGCCGTATTGATGAAACCGTCGGCAGCGTGTTTGCATGA
- a CDS encoding GNAT family N-acetyltransferase, with product MPADDDTEYELRELRPGDKVGSISMGCEIYIPLKTFLKNHAKKYQEQYLAKTYVIRKDNQDVVIAYVTLVCGEIVHELDENELDGAQFTHKQYPALKLARLAIDRRYRGCGLGRNLVDFSVGRARHIAKAAGCRFVVVDAKKPSVEFYEKCGFRLIDTPANIQRNEPVMFFDLKKT from the coding sequence TTGCCAGCTGACGACGACACAGAATATGAACTAAGAGAGCTTAGACCCGGCGACAAAGTCGGGTCTATTTCTATGGGGTGCGAGATATACATTCCCCTCAAGACATTCCTAAAAAACCATGCAAAGAAGTATCAAGAACAGTATCTCGCCAAGACATATGTGATTAGAAAAGACAATCAAGATGTTGTCATTGCCTACGTAACCTTGGTCTGCGGCGAAATTGTTCATGAGCTAGATGAGAACGAATTAGACGGCGCACAGTTCACTCACAAACAGTATCCTGCCTTAAAATTGGCGCGTCTGGCCATAGACAGACGGTATCGCGGCTGCGGATTAGGCAGAAATTTAGTCGATTTTTCAGTAGGTCGCGCACGGCACATTGCCAAAGCCGCTGGCTGTCGATTTGTTGTCGTTGACGCAAAAAAACCGTCTGTGGAGTTCTACGAGAAGTGCGGATTTCGGCTCATAGATACACCTGCAAACATCCAGCGCAATGAACCCGTCATGTTCTTCGATTTGAAGAAGACCTGA
- a CDS encoding DNA polymerase III subunit delta', translated as MSEEPLPEADKLDAAAHPRHTSELFGQNEAEATFLEAYNSERLHHGWLLTGPRGVGKATLAWRIARFVLRGDEGGLFGPPADLAIDPETPAFRRTAALSEPGLMLCRRAYDEKAKRLKIQLTVEEVRKLKHFFEVSATDGGWRVAIVDAADEMNTAAANALLKILEEPPAKALLLLVCHRPARLLPTIRSRCRTLKLRPLGNDDLVAALASLGHDASLGPVETMLAAGSVGEALRVLEGDGASLYLDILALLGSARQLDTARVLALADKAAGRGSEAAYDLILRLTGLALARMARAGAGGEALLPQEQEVAEMLCPGLQPAQAWAEALQDIEARAAHARAVNIDPAQVILDSWIAISRAARSIAA; from the coding sequence ATGAGTGAAGAGCCGCTTCCCGAGGCGGACAAACTGGATGCGGCCGCGCACCCGCGCCATACCAGCGAATTGTTCGGACAGAACGAGGCCGAGGCGACGTTTCTGGAAGCATATAATTCCGAGCGGCTGCACCACGGATGGTTGCTGACCGGGCCGCGCGGTGTTGGAAAGGCGACGCTCGCGTGGCGGATTGCACGGTTTGTGTTGCGGGGCGACGAGGGCGGACTGTTCGGTCCACCTGCGGATCTGGCGATTGATCCGGAAACGCCAGCGTTCCGACGCACGGCGGCGCTTTCGGAGCCGGGGCTGATGTTGTGCCGCCGCGCTTATGATGAAAAGGCCAAACGCCTGAAAATCCAGCTAACCGTTGAAGAGGTGCGCAAACTCAAACACTTTTTCGAGGTTTCGGCCACCGATGGCGGTTGGCGGGTCGCCATTGTCGATGCTGCCGACGAAATGAATACAGCGGCGGCCAATGCTCTTCTGAAGATCCTCGAGGAACCACCAGCGAAAGCGCTGCTTCTGCTCGTGTGCCATCGCCCTGCCCGGCTGCTGCCGACGATCCGATCCCGCTGCCGGACGCTGAAGCTGCGGCCGCTTGGGAATGACGATCTCGTCGCGGCTCTGGCGTCACTGGGCCATGACGCGTCGCTCGGTCCGGTGGAAACAATGTTGGCGGCGGGATCAGTCGGTGAGGCCTTGCGCGTTCTGGAGGGCGACGGCGCGTCACTCTATCTGGATATTCTCGCGCTGCTCGGCAGTGCCCGGCAACTCGATACGGCACGCGTTCTGGCTCTCGCGGACAAGGCAGCTGGGCGAGGTTCCGAGGCAGCATATGATCTGATCCTGCGGTTGACGGGCCTGGCACTGGCGCGGATGGCGCGGGCTGGCGCCGGTGGAGAAGCGCTCCTGCCGCAGGAACAGGAAGTGGCTGAGATGCTTTGTCCCGGTCTGCAGCCAGCGCAGGCTTGGGCCGAGGCACTGCAGGATATAGAGGCACGCGCCGCCCATGCGCGCGCCGTAAACATCGACCCGGCACAAGTCATCCTGGACAGTTGGATCGCGATCTCGCGCGCCGCACGCTCCATTGCGGCATGA
- a CDS encoding helix-turn-helix domain-containing protein: MTKMRNKGMEGQYAPLSYALLKSPAWRSLSGNAVRLFLELHTRYHGTNNGSVRLSFEEASKALGIGKATVQRAFKELQAKGFLVLVNEGNWYNRRAHEWRITYKPGNEGGRRQTPTNDWRRWQPSKKTYRGSRSERDAPSVVPPQN, encoded by the coding sequence ATGACTAAGATGCGCAACAAAGGGATGGAGGGGCAATACGCCCCTCTCTCCTACGCCCTTCTGAAATCGCCAGCGTGGCGCTCTCTTTCCGGCAACGCAGTGCGCCTCTTTCTGGAGTTGCATACCCGCTACCACGGCACCAACAACGGCTCTGTCCGCCTTTCATTCGAGGAGGCAAGCAAGGCGCTGGGCATCGGTAAGGCGACGGTTCAGCGGGCGTTCAAGGAACTCCAGGCCAAAGGCTTCCTCGTTCTGGTGAATGAAGGGAACTGGTACAATAGACGCGCTCATGAGTGGCGCATCACCTACAAGCCGGGGAACGAAGGCGGCAGACGTCAGACGCCTACCAACGACTGGAGGCGTTGGCAGCCATCGAAAAAAACATATCGCGGTTCCAGATCGGAACGTGACGCCCCTTCTGTGGTTCCGCCTCAGAACTGA
- a CDS encoding winged helix domain-containing protein yields the protein MKIHVTYLCGLEVRTIQLKARQGWTLYQLTKAGRRGITSLERPALRLAAYVHNLRKRGFTIETEMEQHGGAYKGRHARYRLLTQILAVQILSEGGTK from the coding sequence GTGAAGATTCACGTAACATACCTTTGCGGCCTAGAGGTCCGCACAATCCAACTGAAGGCCCGTCAGGGGTGGACACTCTATCAACTTACTAAAGCTGGTCGGAGGGGCATTACCAGTCTAGAGCGCCCAGCGCTGCGCTTGGCGGCCTATGTCCACAATCTGCGCAAGCGCGGCTTTACCATTGAAACGGAAATGGAGCAGCACGGCGGAGCATACAAGGGCCGACACGCTCGTTATCGACTCTTGACCCAGATCCTTGCGGTTCAAATCCTGAGCGAAGGAGGCACGAAATGA
- a CDS encoding TatD family hydrolase: MLDLVDSHCHLDFPDFEGQSAEIVARARAAGVRRMVTICTRLRSEPEVRALAEAHDGVFYAAGTHPMNAADEPLATVDELLALTKHPKFVGIGETGLDYHYTSESKDVQKESLRIHIAAARKSGLPLIIHARAADEDMAEILSEEFRNGAYSCVMHCFSSGPELARAALDLGFYLSMSGIATFKKSQALRDIFAAAPLDRVLVETDSPYLAPVPHRGKRNEPAFVAHTAATGADIFGLSPEEFADATTANFERLFSKVVDG, translated from the coding sequence TTGCTTGATCTCGTAGACAGCCATTGCCACCTCGATTTCCCGGATTTCGAGGGCCAGTCGGCGGAAATCGTGGCGCGCGCTCGGGCGGCGGGCGTGCGGCGGATGGTGACGATCTGCACCCGTCTGCGAAGCGAACCGGAGGTGAGGGCGTTGGCGGAAGCGCATGACGGTGTTTTCTACGCCGCCGGCACTCACCCGATGAACGCCGCAGACGAACCTCTGGCGACCGTCGATGAATTGCTGGCGCTGACGAAACATCCGAAATTCGTGGGAATTGGCGAGACGGGGCTCGACTATCATTATACTTCCGAGAGCAAGGATGTGCAGAAGGAAAGCCTGCGCATCCACATTGCAGCCGCGCGGAAAAGCGGCTTGCCGCTGATTATCCACGCGCGGGCTGCTGATGAGGACATGGCCGAAATTCTGTCTGAGGAATTTAGAAACGGCGCCTATTCCTGCGTGATGCACTGCTTCTCCTCTGGCCCGGAGTTGGCGCGTGCCGCACTCGATCTGGGTTTCTATCTGTCGATGTCCGGGATCGCGACTTTCAAGAAATCGCAGGCTCTGCGCGACATCTTTGCAGCAGCACCGCTGGATCGCGTGTTGGTGGAAACCGACAGCCCCTATCTCGCGCCGGTTCCGCATCGAGGTAAACGAAACGAGCCGGCCTTCGTGGCCCACACGGCGGCAACCGGCGCCGATATCTTCGGCCTCTCGCCGGAAGAATTCGCGGATGCGACAACGGCCAACTTCGAACGCCTCTTCTCCAAGGTGGTCGATGGCTGA
- a CDS encoding sulfotransferase, with protein MPAETKSPRLLFCIGAQKAGTTWLYKHLDQYPQVHFHRVKELQFFTNIRPTRNDPAKETTPEANLVRVRTRITQAETRLKANPGRKWLPARIEVDREIVEYLKEDRSFVDIVSATAAPGTEVIADMSPEYSLFDAATYAELAGLAEDVRFIFLMRDPIERAWSQVRFSSRVNNTEPAEIVKRVLARPDHRFTNEFISRSRYDLTIAELEKAVPAERIYYGFYETFFQEETIHELTEFMGLPQMEADVNKRVFGSKPEVIDPDFRKLAAEKLAPVYEAMQAKFGAALPESWNS; from the coding sequence ATGCCTGCAGAGACCAAATCGCCACGCCTCCTGTTTTGCATCGGCGCTCAGAAGGCGGGAACGACATGGCTCTATAAGCATCTTGATCAGTATCCGCAGGTTCATTTTCACCGCGTAAAGGAGCTGCAGTTTTTCACCAACATCCGGCCGACCCGGAACGATCCGGCAAAAGAAACGACCCCGGAAGCCAACCTCGTGCGAGTGCGGACTCGCATCACCCAGGCCGAAACTCGGCTGAAAGCCAATCCCGGCCGCAAGTGGCTACCTGCTCGGATCGAGGTCGACAGGGAAATCGTCGAATACCTCAAGGAAGATCGCTCGTTTGTCGATATCGTATCGGCGACAGCAGCTCCCGGCACCGAAGTCATTGCCGACATGTCGCCGGAATATAGCCTCTTCGATGCCGCAACCTATGCCGAACTGGCAGGACTGGCGGAGGATGTGCGCTTCATTTTCCTGATGCGTGACCCGATAGAGCGTGCCTGGTCGCAGGTTCGCTTCAGTTCCCGGGTCAACAACACGGAGCCAGCGGAGATCGTCAAACGTGTCTTGGCCCGGCCAGATCACAGGTTTACCAACGAGTTCATTTCTCGTTCCCGTTACGACCTGACAATTGCCGAGCTGGAAAAGGCCGTCCCGGCGGAGCGGATCTACTACGGTTTTTACGAGACCTTCTTTCAGGAAGAGACCATCCATGAACTGACGGAGTTCATGGGCCTGCCGCAAATGGAAGCGGATGTGAACAAACGGGTCTTCGGTTCCAAGCCGGAAGTCATCGACCCGGATTTCCGCAAGCTGGCGGCCGAGAAGCTCGCTCCGGTCTATGAGGCGATGCAGGCAAAGTTTGGCGCCGCTCTTCCCGAAAGCTGGAATTCCTGA
- a CDS encoding thermonuclease family protein codes for MLLRGRVYVVDGDTITIRRPQIRLFGIDAPELNRPYGIKAKWALVSLCKGHLVAAEIVAQDDYGRTVAKCFLPDGRDLSAEMVKLGLAIDWPKFSGGRYGALEVPNARRKLWLADARQKGRLHVWERFEANQRAPAGGQGQGNSRH; via the coding sequence ATGCTCCTGCGCGGCCGTGTCTATGTTGTTGATGGCGACACAATTACCATCCGTAGACCGCAAATCCGTCTCTTCGGAATCGACGCACCCGAGCTAAATCGCCCGTACGGAATCAAGGCCAAATGGGCGCTCGTATCGCTATGCAAGGGTCATCTGGTGGCCGCCGAAATAGTTGCGCAGGATGACTACGGACGTACCGTGGCCAAGTGCTTCCTTCCGGACGGTCGTGACCTTTCGGCAGAGATGGTGAAACTCGGTTTGGCGATAGACTGGCCAAAGTTTTCGGGTGGCCGCTACGGGGCACTGGAAGTTCCGAACGCCCGTCGCAAGCTCTGGTTGGCCGATGCGCGTCAGAAGGGCAGATTGCATGTGTGGGAGAGGTTTGAGGCGAACCAGCGGGCGCCGGCTGGAGGGCAGGGGCAGGGCAACTCAAGACATTGA